Within Cyprinus carpio isolate SPL01 chromosome A7, ASM1834038v1, whole genome shotgun sequence, the genomic segment ACGGTGCGTCCAGCTGCGATGGCTGCAAGGGCTTCTTCAGAAGGAGTGTGCGCAAGAACCATGCCTACACATGCAGGTGAGAACTCACCATCAGATTCACATCCATCCACTATATGTCCTTAACATTCTTACAGTtccttttaattcattttcaaaacatgttAATGTGGCCTCTATGAATTGTTGTTAGACAAAGCAGAAAGAGTTGTAAACAATATAGAAGGGTTTTAAAATTCACATTAGACATGAATTACTTTACAGATAttgtttgttaattaatattcattgaaATCACAATGAAAGCCAGTGTAGGGTCCCATAAACACTAGCAATGAATGAAACATtggaatttaaatttaagtaaCAGAATTAAAGGATGCAAAATACAAGATAAAATATatgtgttaatttaaataaagctgaaataaaataaaatataagtaaataatagagcaaaacaaaaatttgattttttgttttggattgtaatttaattgaaatataaggtgatgaaattaaattatggaattgaattaaatataaaattgaaatgaataaaataatattatatttgatatgaGAAAAGCTCATAacacaaatacttaaaaaaataaaataaaataaaattaagataaaactgaaaatataaaaataaaagctgattcaaaacattaataaaaactacaatcgtatataaataatgctaaaattactttaaaaaagaaaagaaaaaactaaattaaatttaaaaatgtatttacattttattatatacaaaatataattacaaaatacagttagcatttttatattttatatgtattttatagtattattaataattaatgttttaaatgcaactaatataaatttgtattctatatatattatcctGTACAACATCACAGCTCAGCTTATACAACAGAAATGTTATTTCACATTTCCACAGGAGTTGGTTGAGACAAACATTGTCTTTGTGGCAGTAGCCCACATCTATAAATGATCACAGTGTCTGTGTCctctaaaaaaatattctgtgatctGAGACCACCGTCGACAGAACGTGTAAGAGCATGACCTGAAGTGTTTCATTGGATCTCTTCAAATGTGAGAATTACAGTAGCCTATGTacttctgtctctgtgtgtgaatTCAGCAGGCAGTGTGTGGTGGACAAAGACAAAAGAAACCAATGTCGATACTGCAGACTTCGAAAGTGCTTCAGAGCTGGCATGAGGAAAGAAGGTGAAAGTccgtttcattttagtttatgaTTCAGAGTTAAAAGAGTTTCTTTAAGGTCACGGATATGGACTAGGCCTGCATAAACTAATTAAGGTATTTGGACTTAACCTAATACTTATGAATGTCTGCAACTCTCTGAATTAAAGATATTGAAAAACTGGGTAAGGTCATATTATTACAATAAGGCAATTCCAACAACCATCATATCAATTTTAATATACTCTCAAGGAGAAAAGCAAAGAAACATCTCGGGTTaggcatgtaaccatggttccccttCTGGGGAACTCGCGCTGCATCCTCTAGTGGACACTATAGGGAACAGAATGCCCACTCAGCCATGACTGCACCTTTGCCTCCCTTAACTTATTTAGCGCTGGATTCTGTAGTAGTTCCGAAAAGCCCGGAACGCGACAGTGGAGCATCAAAAAGAAAGGCTTTCTCCTTCCTCCTGATATCCACAAGATTTAACCACAAATACCTCTCCGTTGCACACCTAATGGCAGCAGCAGTCTGCTTAGTGGTGCGAAAAGCCAAGTCTGTGATGCAGCACAGTTCAGAGGAAAAACCCTTGCCCTCATCTAGCTCTTTAAGCAAGACAGCTTGGTCAGCTTGAAACACAGCCATTGTGTGAAATGCTCCACCAGCTTGACCTGCCACCACATACGCCCTGCCATTCAGACACGAGGTGGTCTGAAGTGGTCTGGATGACAGAGCAGTAGTACTTAAAGGAGTCGATTTACTCTGGGGTATGGGGAAGTTAGGGTGGAGGTCGGGAAGAAAGGGGAGACTCCTTGGGAAGGGGAGGTCATGACCGGCCAGAAAGCACTCATCTAATCTGCCATAGGCAGGCTTCTGCCTTTCACATGACCAGACTAAATCAAGCCTCTAAGTGGTGCGCGCCATTACTCCAAGCATTTCCCCTTATGTGGGGCTGGAGTTAGGTTGGGAGGATTCAGTGCTCATAGTCTCATCTCCACCGCCAGCCACATCCACATCCTCACTCTCACTAGATGACCCCAATATAGCTCTATTCTCCGAGATCTGATAACTCAAAAGAAAGCGTGTCTGGATCCCAAAAAGTGCCCGAGCTTGCAATGGAACCTTTCAAAAAATCCATACACTTCTGAAACTTTTCTGCAAGCTTGACCTGCCAACCCCGCAAAACCACCCAGTCTTcaccgtgcctcagcagcagaaGGACCTGAACCACGGGACACAGACATTTGACCATCACCCCTCAAGAAGAGGGACAATTGGAAACAGAGTTTTCTCAATGGAAATTCTCATAATGAGTGCATTCAGAGCCCTCGAGCACCGAACGCATGTGCTCCTCACCAAGACACATTGGGGTTTGGAGTTGTTTGAATGTTGTTTTAGACAAGGgtcatgatggatggatggagtgtGTAGTCGTTTTCCGGTTGAGGTCGGAGAAAGAGTTACATAGTTTGGGAACGATATAAAAGTATCCTGGCATTTGATTAAAACTTTATAAAGGTATTGTTCTGAGCCATGAGTCTAAGACATCTTGAcatcttgatttttttgttttaaagatgcCAAGTTTCACAGTGTCCTTTCCATCTATGGAATAGAGCTTGTGCTTTCAGTATGAATCTTTGTCCATGTAATAAGTAACACAACTCCAGAAACACAGTAATGCTGAGTGAATAATAATGCCACAATGAGACCCAGGTGTAGGTACTATCAATGTCTCTCCAAAGTGCTAAAAGTCATTGTTTTCTTTGGGTAAGATGCACCTGTAGCTTTTTCACTCTCTACAGCTTATCAGTGAGACTCTAAGACTCAATAAAAAGCTGCCTTACAATAATTTGGTTGAAAATGTTGCCAGTTGGGCCAcataaaataaattgtacttatttcCACTTTAAGCTCTTTTTGTTTTGGGCAGGGCTGTTTTTCAGACTGACATTAAAGAAAAGTGTTCAGTTAGCTTTATAAATGCACCTCTTGCCATTGTGGAAAAAGTACACTttacatactttaaaaataattattacagaaataatactttaaaacaatatttgcaaacaaatatgtgtgaactgaatgtaatgttttaagaCACTAAACTGCATGATAatggcaattaaattaaaatgtattatagtctaaatttcattatattacaGTTGAATATTTTGGTCCACTTAAGTAGCACTTCAGTATATCATTATGTCATAATTacttatattgtctttgaaatatggtttaagtgtactgctgaatgtactgacaagcattcatggtaatctaaaatatacttcaatgtcatttctatttaaaCCTTTAAGTCATGTAGTTAAATATACTTGTAATTACACATTCATAGTGATGAAACTGCAAGTCAgcgcatttaaaatatattcatcttaaatgtaatatcaaataacatttaatgtaatactttacatgtgcttttgtATTGTAGTCAACTactgtacttctttaaagcacaaacaATTATTAAAGCAATGATTTAAAaggtactttaaagtaaaacttttaattttacattcctttttaaaagtgtacttaactgtgttaagaaacagtcatgaacgTTAAATATCACATAGCCTGTATTCCCTTCAAGTACACTTAAttggccttttatttcatcaatattatattatctgcaagtatcTTTTTTTGTGCATCCACTGGCTACATTGTTATCTGTTTTctataaagaaaaacattagGTAAATTGATATTATTTTTCACCGATCTTTCTTTGTGTCTCTTAGCTGTTCAGAATGAGCGTGACCGTATCAGCTGTCGTAGAGAAGGTCAAGGTGTTGGGACTCTCACCATCGATGTGCTGATGCAGGCTGAGGCTTGCACTCATCAGGTAAGCTTTCTGCTGAACTTACTTGCAAAACATAagtaaacaatattatttcatttcacaAAACACTTTAAGAGTAAACAAATCTAAACAATGATTTAAGTGAGACAACCATTAGGGGGCCTTGGCAAATTTTCAAGGTGACCACAAAAAGACTTAAATGTAGGGTAGGTGATTTTGgaaaggctagcaatagcaagctagctttgaaagcataaaatCCCACCCTACCTGTAAATTACTCTCCAAAGCCAcccctcctccaaaacacatgacatATGCACACAGGCAGAGCAGAGGCTAACCAGCGACCTGATGAGAGACGGCGTtggtggagggttgaatgcaatgctgtcagattacctcatgtccCACTCAGcggtgagaaaacattactgtacaaagcacataatattacaataataatgcctTCCATTCTTGCTCGATCTGCAATAGCGTAATGGAACGTGctgatgacgtatcatgtctGTGTGAACAGGGTGTGCAGAGTTATGCAAATACATGACAGCCTATCATAGTTCTTGGACTGAGGGAtctgattggacgaacattttatggtcctatgccttccacagacaacagaaatgcacataaatacatttagaccacttgtAAGTATAAACGCTTTTGGGTTTTGAAGAGATTTTCAACCagctaacaaaaaatgttttttaacaaaatcacctaccctgcctttaaattTTATCCTCATGCtgtgttccagtcattttgacccagagagggttatcttttttttttcagaaagtatATAGGGTATAACACAGGGTATAGCCACCACTATaatataaaagaagaagaagaaatcaatcatttttgtatgttttttcctGAGTGTGTccctgcaaaaatatttttttatattattaccaaatcCTAAATTCCATCTTTTTATCAGCTTGGTTTCTTTCAATTAGCaaatgttttgcatttctttttggaactgattgatcaaAGGCCTCATTGATCTTAACTTACGCACCTCAGATTTTCAGTGAACATTGACAAAAATTTTCCAAAACCTGTGCTAACGTAAAGAAAACAAGGTTGAATGCGGAATTTGGTTATAATGTAACagaatgagagatttacaaggtttttcttttaaaaattacaaaatttaaaagcTGAGACTTTATTTAAATACCGAAAGTTAGTCTTGTCTATCGCCACGTGGTCAGTTTTTTCTTTGCTctgcgatgtatttttcactgtttgagaacatgatgtgtggcgtgagagcacaatggcttgtcggacatagcaacagtaactaaaggGGGTGGGTCTTCGCGAAGGGTCAATTGCATATGTTCCTGtattgtaaatcgctttggataaaggcgtctaggaaatgcataaatgcaaatgtaactaAACCACTCAGTTATATCAAGCTCAGAGTCATTCTGCTGTCTACAGAACCCCTCCCAGAATCCCATGAGGGACATCAAAACCAAGAAGATAGCTGGCGTGAGTGATGTGTGTGAATCCATGAAACAGCAGCTCCTCCTTCTAGTGGAATGGGCAAAGCGCATCCCTGAATTCTGTGAGCTGTCGGTGGATGACAGGGTAGGCCTGTTcctgagtgtgtttgtttgatcatgagctgtcacttcctgtctgtaGCAGGCACTGAgcgtgttgatgtgtgtgtgtgcaggtggcaCTGTTAAGAGCTCACTCCGCTGAGCACCTCATCTTAGGGGTGGCACGACGTTCACTTCCTTACAATGACATCATCCTGCTGGGTGAGTAAGTGGCTGGAAAGGGTTTCAATTGAAAATGTGCTGTTCCTGTTATGCACTATATCTTCATGTCCCATTCATATTGTATGTAttgaataaaagattaaaatacataaaataaaatattaaatttactatttaaaaaatatagaaatcatATTAGTTAACCAATGAAAAGATGAAAGGGGGATTTGCATGTGATTGGTTTTAGGAAATAAATCACAAAGTTGGAATTAGAAATTAATTATGcacaggaagttgaattggaatTTGCTGAAACTTTCCCCCTGGTCACCATAAATAAAGGCCTATAAAACCCAATATTTCAGCATGCATTCTAATCATATCTTTTTTTAGGGTGTAACATTCTGTCCAGGGACTACCGATAACACATTGCCTTTGGCTAATTCTGgtacatttacagaaatgttttattaatgtacagTACAATGTCCCtgttaactaaacaaataaaagaaaaaatgtataaaacatttttcaaacagagttattatagttaactaaaattaaaagcatttttgtttaaaaaataaagaaataaatacatacatacataaaaatataaatatataactaactaactaaaaaaatgttctttacttgaaataaagtaaaatattttatttcagctagctgcaaGCTAGTTTttattgatgtactaaaataacaaactaaaagggaaataaaaaattatacagacataattaaatctaatttagatatattatatttatattttttaaatatttatatattttaaaatgacaaaaacacacaacaaaattattaaaactttaactaaaattaaaatgaaaacagaaatacaaaaataaaaactaatttaaaatattaaacaaaaaaaaaaaaactataatagtatcttaatgatactaaaaaattACTGATTTCTAGGCTTTATTTACATCCTGTTGGCTTCCGTCCTGTTAGGCATCTTGTTCATTTTATTGTCACTGTATAAatgttataacatttataatgagTACATTTTAGATTCCTGTTCCCATTTATGAATTATACAAATACCTGCTTGAAAAAGTTACAGAACTCACAACTCGAAAGTGACAACCTTAATATGAGCATGATTTGTCATTATACTGTGTTTGTACAGGAAACGATTTCATTATTCCTGTTCGAGGCACCGAGCAGGAGATGTCCAAGGTAGCCACTCGTATCCTGGAAGAGCTGGTGAGACCTCTGAAAGAGCTGAACATCACAGACACTGAATTTGTCTGTCTCAAAACCATCGTCTTCTTTGCCCCAGGTTAGTCAGGGATCATCGCTGTGTTCCCAGTCAAACACTCTGTCCGTGCCAAGAGCATCTGCACTTGTTCCTGGCACTCTTTGGTAGCATGATGTTTTATGGGGATCTATTAATATCTGGGACATGCTCGTGTTGAGTTCTAGACTTTCCTGCCTGTTGCCCCGGAGGTCTGATTATAAGAGTGGAGCCAGGTTTGTCAGTAAgaattgctttgtttattttactttggtTTCAGCAGAGGTTGACatttttctccccatgtgcttCGATCTAacatgaaaatattacaaattttttcctttttctgcctgtattttttttttatatatatatatttatttgggctaatatatatatatatatatttatatatatatatatatatatatatatatatatatatattaatatatatatatatatattgggccaaaaatatatttgctacaatatgttgttattaaaaaaaaaaacatataaaacataattctAGTTTTGATTTTGGCATATGAAGGTAGAAATTACATATATTTCAGTATTATATAAATTTCATAGCGtatgtttcaaatatattttttctgtgtattttcttgaaaatgttatttgcaaattattttatacattatgtgTTACCTGTGTAAGCCTTAATGACATttcctccaggaagtgacatcatttaagaaaaaaaaactggtgaagaaaccattttcactcaaaaattgctagtaaatttaacaaacaattacaaagaaatgtcaagtaatgaaatgaataaacaaaaattaaagtacaaaaatgttaaatgctattttcttcttaaacatgatccaattatactgaaaaaaaaatgtaacaatcttttttacagtgtatgggaaaaactgtacaaaaagaaCTGGCTTGCTTTCAATTCATGatttgaaatgtataattttttcccccaaaccaATTCCAGCCATCTGTCCAAAGAGTTTAATAATCTGTCTGAGATTGTTgcttatacaaataaaatgttttacagaaaTTCTGACAGACATGCACAGACTATACAAATCTCAGTTATCCAATCCATGCACTACATGTCAGATGCAATCTCAGCTAATCTTGATAAATCTCTCAGTGAACTTTGATTTGCAACTGATGTCATTGAACTCGGTGTATGTTTCAGACTGTCCTGGACTGCAGTGCACTCAGGCAGTGCGCCGACTGCGATTCCAGGCCCAGGTGCTGCTGGATGAGGCCACGAGCGAGCAGCGAGGCCGGTTTGGGgagctgttgttgttgctgacCACACTCCAGAGTGTGGCCTGGCAGATGGTGGAGCAGCTGCAGCTGATGCGTCTCCTGGGCAAAGCCAATGTGGACAACCTGCTGATGGAGATGCTCCTGGGAGAAGAAGCTTCCAGAGGATCTGAAGCACTGCCTGCATCAGGTATAAAATGAATGTGCTTTGTCctgaaggaaagaaaaatcacaaatgagaacTCTTTAATGTCTCAATTATTTCTCCTACTCAGCCGTGAGATTGAATTAAGACACTCGCTGAAGTCTTGAGCTTCCCTGcgtctccattaaaaaaaaaatcttattatgaactaatttctcatcaaattcttacaAGATTACCCTTGAAAAAAATAAGTGcttgattaaattaaatgtgcacttgtagtgaaCTTTTAAATCTCaaatgtatacattaaaaaattactgcatttgcagataatataatattaatgaaataaaaggcaacttaagtgcacttaaagtTATTtcctaacacacttaagtacacttttttaatagtgtcaaattaattttactttaaaatacatttcacattatgttttaatagtcatattaatactattttgttttgctttatagaagtacacttattttgacgAACATACTAAATCTTATGTAAAGTACTGTTATCATACATTTCCTGTCATTATTCATGTagagataatatattttaaatgtactaaatttaaACTTTATCATTACAGATGtgtaattaaaaagtttttttaaatacatgacatagtTTCGatagaaatgacatttaaatatattttatttcagcataaaTGCTTCAGCAGTAcacttcaaccatatttcaaaaaaaagaaaattatatatggcATGTTCTCAACTCCAACTTAAGTGAGTCAAAAAAAATCACTCTTAAattcagctaactgcatttaatataaatgtaaactataatacaaGTTAAATTGTTCAATTTAACATTGTAACAATTAAGTGTTCCCGAAAacattataatcttttttttgcaCTCAATTCTATTTTTAGAAGTGTTCTTTTTACTCTTACACTCATATGGTATGTCAAAAAATGTCTCTCCTCtatgtttatttctttcaaggaattttcaatcaatcaaaaatttAAGATAGCTGAGAATTCAAAAAATTCTCCTGAACTATAAAATGTTCCTCTGGGTTGCCATACTGCTGATTTAGGATCAGTATACAAACTCTTGGATTTAGGTGAGCAGTGCTGGTCCAGAGACATCATGGAGAGTTATTGTAGACTTTCTCTAGCATAAACTTCAGTGAACTCAGAGCTGGTTAAGATTCCACAGGAGTCCAGAGTCCATCTGTCTCAGTCTAAGCTCTCGGAATTTAAAATAAGACCCACTATTAGTTCTCTGAGGGAATGGAGGCCCTTTCTGACTTATCTGTTAAAGTATGAACAGGTTGGAAATGGAATAAAacagtagggttttttttttttttacctttctgtAGAGTCAAATCCTGAGCCACTTATATTCACCGCAGCTACAGAGTCTGTCCTCTCCAGAGGAATACTGACGGAGCATATCCCAATGCCTAACTTCACATCCGTGATCCTTCCTGTACCCTCCTGTGAGTATCTCAAGCACAGGTAGTCGAACTGTCAATCCTATagagttttaaagggatagttcacctaaaaatcaaCATTCTGTGTCAtaccaaacccgtatgactttttGTACCtccatggaacataaaagaagatattttgcacaATGTCCATGCTGCTGATTTCCATACGATGAAAGCAGTAATGAGGAGCTTCTCCAAAATGGTCAAATTAAacaccacactgtaaaaaaaaaaaaatgtttacaaaacataaaacaaacattaatgtgGTACATAAATACTGCTTCAGTCTTCCTACTttaaaattgcatgtttaattcaatgtttctTGCATAGTCTATGTAACTGTTTATGAAATTCACTAgcgatttctgagtgaaaactgtttcaaagtaaatcctacaccaaatgtttttcagtgtaaGAAAAGTCTGATATACTGCCATATTGGCCATATTGGTTcttcacaggtgttttacctgtattttgaattgcGCATTGCATCATGTTTTAGAGTTAAAGGAAATATCTGTAAAGGTTCTGGCAGATAATTACCAGTACCTTGTCCTTTTTCTACTGATGCTTTTCTTACAGTGCATAAAAATAGCCCATATGACCCATGAACTATATAGCTTTGTGGAATCACAGAATATTTATGTTTGGATGAAGTATAAGGCTTAAAAAGCTGGAATCTTGAAATATAAATGGTAGCTTCCCATGtatataaaaaggtaattgtgactttttatctcacaattctgacttttttaaatttcacaattcagaattttctcagaattctgaatttacttttctaaattttgctgtttttctcagaattctgagtttacatcttggaattctgtttgtttgtttgtttgtttgtttgttcgttcgttcgtttgttgttttgtttctgccacgcaattaagaaaaaaaagataaacacaattgtgagataaaaggttgttgattgattgattgattgattgattgcatgGCTGAAACAAGCTgccttttatttgtatagcgctttacaCAATACAGAGTTTCAAAGTATCGTCAATTAAATTTtagctaacactttattttaaggtgtccttgttacgcgttacatgtaattactattataataacaattaattatgcataattacatgcaagtaaccctaagccaaacccaaatcctaaccctaaccatatagaaAGTACATGTagataattaatattactcagtacttataatttcactgtaacaaggagaccttaaaataatgtgtaacCAAATTTGACttcattaattgtattattaatgtcACTTTTGTCATTCTGACCTTCTGAATTCATCAGCTCTGTCTGAGGATCCCCTGCTATCCACACACACCGGACCGGaagtcttcacacatggacaagcaGCAGACATGCCGAGAGAAATGTCCAACAGTCTCACCATGCCCACTGTCCACACGTGCCTTTAACCACATTTACAGTATAAAGGGCCTCAGTTAAACAGacataaataactttatatactaAAGACTGCTGCTGATAGACACACAGACACTAAAATTAAAGATGAGGAGTCCTTGTATTTTAATATAGtgaataatgattaataatagtGTTAAAATCTaacagttttaaaattttaatgtgaGTGAAAAATTAACAGACAATAAAAAGCCTCCAAGGagtacataaatattttgttttgagaacACTGGTAAATGATTGTCTAATTTATTGGATGGTGACATGGCAGAGCGCATGCATAACCATTACAGTTCAACAGCTCTCATGGGTTCATGGTTCAATCAGATACCAGATGTCAAACACGTGAGGGTTGGTCTgccggaattttttttttttttttttttttttacttgaaaatatgAGGATTTTCTCTAGGccttaaatataattgttttgttatgtaatacattgtaaaaatatttttgaagttgtaaataaaacagattattgaagTAGATTTTACAAGAAACtactatttctgtttttctacttaatttcacatttaattttccatggaattatttatgaaatttgctAGCAATATGTGTGcaaattgtttcaaagaaaatcttacaccacttttttttagtgtatcatgttcctcttgaaaaaaaaagatgaaaaaataagaaaaaattgcGTTTGTAGTTAATTagacttgttttttgttgttgttgttttgttttttagtaaactGGTCTTTTCATCAAATCGTTTACTTATAAAGGTTTGTTTATTAATGAAATGTAACTGAAttggaattaaatttaaaatgtaaagaaaggAACTCGACTGATATGACGATAAAGTCAATAACAGCAAGCTAGAATAAATTAGACTAATACGTCTGGAAAAATGTTCACCAGAGGGCGCCACATGCTTATTATTATCCAAGAGGAAGCTTTTCCCATGACAGTAAGGGAGATTTTTATGCTTTCATATTGTTGACTAATTTATCCTTTAATATACAGTTAGAACAATTAATAATAGACCAAACTGTGAAGTGTGATTGTCCcatacaaaaataatagaattaaaaataattataaaaaaatatgtacaaaaactGTACAAGGAGGACAAAGCTCTGAATCCCAGTCCATACATGCAAAACACTTAAGTAGTTTTAGATAAGTAATTTCAGATCATTGCAAATAAGATGCATCCTGCCGTTGCCCCACtctgatattataaatattaccttttacatttttatgtagttGTTTAAAGGAATTGTTAAGACCCAAAGCTGTTCAGGAAAAGAATTTAAAGACAAATTGTGATGGGCAGGGTAAAAAAAGATTAagtttaatgacaaatttttttttaacaaagagtAAATGACCAGACAACTTAAAGA encodes:
- the LOC109103272 gene encoding hepatocyte nuclear factor 4-beta-like isoform X1 → MKISGTSLDLSATDYGITLDPTFTMLEFDGLRVLPVQTEPLITGHMPASVPVAAPQQSSMNLCAICADRATGKHYGASSCDGCKGFFRRSVRKNHAYTCRFSRQCVVDKDKRNQCRYCRLRKCFRAGMRKEAVQNERDRISCRREGQGVGTLTIDVLMQAEACTHQAEQRLTSDLMRDGVGGGLNAMLSDYLMSHSANPSQNPMRDIKTKKIAGVSDVCESMKQQLLLLVEWAKRIPEFCELSVDDRVALLRAHSAEHLILGVARRSLPYNDIILLGNDFIIPVRGTEQEMSKVATRILEELVRPLKELNITDTEFVCLKTIVFFAPDCPGLQCTQAVRRLRFQAQVLLDEATSEQRGRFGELLLLLTTLQSVAWQMVEQLQLMRLLGKANVDNLLMEMLLGEEASRGSEALPASESNPEPLIFTAATESVLSRGILTEHIPMPNFTSVILPVPSSLSEDPLLSTHTGPEVFTHGQAADMPREMSNSLTMPTVHTCL
- the LOC109103272 gene encoding hepatocyte nuclear factor 4-beta-like isoform X2; the protein is MKISGTSLDLSATDYGITLDPTFTMLEFDGLRVLPVQTEPLITGHMPASVPVAAPQQSSMNLCAICADRATGKHYGASSCDGCKGFFRRSVRKNHAYTCRFSRQCVVDKDKRNQCRYCRLRKCFRAGMRKEAVQNERDRISCRREGQGVGTLTIDVLMQAEACTHQNPSQNPMRDIKTKKIAGVSDVCESMKQQLLLLVEWAKRIPEFCELSVDDRVALLRAHSAEHLILGVARRSLPYNDIILLGNDFIIPVRGTEQEMSKVATRILEELVRPLKELNITDTEFVCLKTIVFFAPDCPGLQCTQAVRRLRFQAQVLLDEATSEQRGRFGELLLLLTTLQSVAWQMVEQLQLMRLLGKANVDNLLMEMLLGEEASRGSEALPASESNPEPLIFTAATESVLSRGILTEHIPMPNFTSVILPVPSSLSEDPLLSTHTGPEVFTHGQAADMPREMSNSLTMPTVHTCL